Below is a window of Deinococcota bacterium DNA.
CCGACGGCTACGACCTCCTGCCGACCACCTCGGACCAGGTCTACGGCGGCTACGCGGCGGAGCACCCGGTCTCGACGCGGGCGGTTGACGAAACGGCAGGCATCGCGGCCCGCTACAGTGGAGGGTACGCCACCACCCTCTACCACTCCACCAGCGGCGGCTTTACGGCCAACAACGAAGATGTCTACAACAGCGCCCCCATCGCCTACCTGCGCGGCCTGCCCGACGCCGAGCGCGGCCGGGCGGTCGAGCGCGTGCCCAGCCTCGAGGTCTTTAAGCGCAGCGCCAACCCGGCCTCGCTGCGCGCCCGCGCCGAGGGCGACCACGAGGCGGACTGGTCGCGCTACCACCGCTGGACCTTTACCTGGACGGCGGACGAGATCAGCCGCGCCATCAGCGCCTTTGCCGGCAAGGAGGTGGGCAGGGTCCTGGAGATCAACGTCCTGGGGCGTTCTGACTCCGGCCGCGTGCTCAGGATCGAATACGTCACCGAGAACGGCAGCTTCTACGACTTCAAGGACCGCGTCCGCTGGTCGCTTCAGTACGTCAACGCCAGCGGCACCTTGAGCCCGCTCCGCAGCACGCTCGTCTACCTCGAGCCCGTTACGGACCGCCAGAGCGGCGAGGTCAGCGGCTTCAGGGCCTTTGGCGGCGGCTGGGGCCACGGCGTCGGCATGTCGCAGACGGGGGCGGTAGGCATGGCCGAGCGCGGCGCCTCCTTCGAGCGGATTCTCACCCACTATTACCAGGGGATCAGCCTCGAGAAGATGTATTAGCTCCGGGCTAGCTAAGGACCCGCAGCGCCGTGCTGCGGGTCCTCTCTTTGGACCCGCTCACTCGAGGTGGTGGTAGTCGAGGCTGTGGTGCTCGTCCAGCGCCCTTTGGATGTCAGGACTAACCTCGCCGAGCGCTTCCGTCCGGAGAGACATACGGCCGTCCTGCTCGGCGTAGACGATGCTCTTCGTCCACTCCTCCAAGGTCCCCGTCGCGTCCGAGCGGTAGTGCGCGCCCCGCGACTCCGCGCGCATCAGGGCGCCGCGCAAGATGGCTTCGGCCGCCGGCAGCATGAAGCG
It encodes the following:
- a CDS encoding SpoIID/LytB domain-containing protein — protein: MQVTPPQEQLEGQDAATQVIRVGVVATATSIEIGSNDAYTLRNKATGATLLSGSGDRLTVSITGAVVTSHYRLQVACASATARDDWLERAQTAGYATYTEFVPTANCWRLFIGEFAADASFSVRSAFRSEVIANSLAGSDSFWKIVTTGEGSVSYEITRGAESITSSAPVVLEAENGLVLIDGRPYRGVAEVAVNGSGTLAGINELPLEHYLYGVVPRELPPVPFGELEAQKAQAVAARTYALANLGKRRADGYDLLPTTSDQVYGGYAAEHPVSTRAVDETAGIAARYSGGYATTLYHSTSGGFTANNEDVYNSAPIAYLRGLPDAERGRAVERVPSLEVFKRSANPASLRARAEGDHEADWSRYHRWTFTWTADEISRAISAFAGKEVGRVLEINVLGRSDSGRVLRIEYVTENGSFYDFKDRVRWSLQYVNASGTLSPLRSTLVYLEPVTDRQSGEVSGFRAFGGGWGHGVGMSQTGAVGMAERGASFERILTHYYQGISLEKMY